A segment of the Bernardetia sp. genome:
CAATTTTCAGATGTTTTACAAATTACTGAAAACACAAAATATGTTTGGGCTTATTTTGATGTAAAAAATAAAACAGATGAAGAATGGCTCATTGATACAAAAACAGAAAACAGTGTGTTATATGTAAAGAGAAACAACGAATGGAAAATTTATACTCCTTCAAATTATTTGTATTCACGTGAATATATTCTTTTACCTATATCCAAATTTGGCACTTCCGAACGTATTTATGTAAAGATAATTCCGTATCCTAAAATGGGTAAAACAAAATCGCATGTTTACATGAGGCAGCGACTTTCTTACGAACAAAGGTTTCTAAACGATACTATTTTCTACATGTTGGTTGTAGGGGTTATATTTGGCTTATTTTTTTACAATTTATTTCTTGCCATAAGTACAAAAAGTTATAGCTACTATTTTTATAGTTTTTCAATTTTGATAGGTGGTCTATTGTTCTTATTCTACTCTATGTTGTTCAGAGAATTTTTAATGGAAAAAAGGTATGTCAGTCTTATTTCAAATATTCTAACACCTTTATCTATCATTTCTTTTGTTCTTTTCTCTTTAGCATATTTCAAAGAAAGCCTTAAAAGCAAATGGACAAAGGTTATTATCTTCCTTATACTATTTAATGTTGTAGCTTCTACAATTTACACATACAACACATTTTATTATTCAGACTCTTCTTATGCACCTCTAGGAAACATTAGTATTATCAGTATTTATACTTCTCTATTAGTGTTTTCTATTTATAAAACGAAAAAAGGAGCATTAGGAGGAAGGTGGTTCTTACTTGCGAACTCTCTCTTAATCATTACTATACTGATTGCCATAATAGTTTCTCAGTTTTTAACTGCTATAAATATTGGTTATGCTATCGGTGTTGGTGTTGTTATTCAGTTACTTTTGTTTTCTTTTGCTTTGGGTTCTCGTTTTAATTCAATCAAAAAGCAAATTGCTCAAAAAGAAATGGAGCAAAAAGAACTAGAAAAAAATCAACTTTTAGAACTACAAAAACTCACAGAACAAAAAAATATAGAACTAGAAGAAAAAGTAGAAAACAGAACTTCTAAATTACGAGAGGCAAATCAAGAAATGGAAAGTCTAATAGAGGAATTAGATACTACAAATAGCTCACTAAAAAGTACATACGCACAGCTACAAGTTCAGCATAAAAAGATAACGGATAGCATTTATTATGCAAATAATATCCAAAAAGCTGTTCTTCCAGCAATTTCAAATATGAAAGCCGATTTTCCAGATTTATTTGTTTTCTTTCGTCCTCGTAATGTAGTTAGTGGAGATTTTTATTGGTATAAAAAATTAGAAGACGACAAATATTTGTTGGGGGCTTTTGACTGTACTGGACATGGTGTACCAGGAGCATTTATGTCTATGATAAGTTCTCAAATTTTGAATGAAATTGTTTCAGTACACAAGAAGATAATGCCTAATGAAATTTTAGATGAGCTTCGCAAAACCATTTATTTTTCTCTCAAACAAAACGAAAATGCTAACAAAGATGGACTAGATGCTTGTTTGGTTCTGATTGACAGGAAAGACGAAACATTATATTTTTCTGGAGCGCAAAACCCTCTCTATTACATCCAAAAAGATACGCTAGAAACTATAAAAGGAGACAACATCTATATAGGAGGACGTTATAACCATTCAGATAAATTTACACTGCATAGTATCTCATTTGCTAAACAAAAGACACTGTTTTATCTTGCTTCTGATGGCATACAAGACCAATTTGGTGGAAAAGAAAACAGAAAACTGATGAGAAAAGCCTTCAAAAAGCATTTAGAAAGAAACCAAAATCTATCCTCCAAAGAACAAAACATGTTTTGGAAATCGTTTGTTACAGAATGGCAAGGGAAGAATCAGCAAACCGATGATATGCTTTTGATAGGCTTCAGACCTTAAAACTATAAAGGACATAAAATATAGTTTCTAAGAATCCTCTATACTAAAACTTATTGTTTTGATACAGCTTTTTCAGTATGTATCTTTGTTTTTTATTACCAAAACGTAGTTAAGCCATCAGAATAAAAGATTATGTTAAAATCAATGACAGGGTATGGAAGTAGCAACCTAGAAAACGAAGAATATACCATAAATACAGAAATAAAGACAGTCAATTCGAAATATTTAGATTGTAGTCTTCGCCTTCCAAAACTATTTGCAGATAAAGAAATTGAAGTAAAAAACTTAGCTCAAAAAATACTAGAAAGAGGAAAAGTTTATATCAACTTGAATTATGTTTCGAAGGGAGAAAGCATTTCTGAATTAGCCGTCAATCAGCAACTTGTCAGTAGTTATTATGAGGCGATGATGAACTCAGCTAAAGAGTTGAATGCTCCTACTAATGATATTTTCAGAATTGCGATGATGCAAGACAATGTTTTTATCGAAAAGGCGAACGAAGAGGCTATCGAATCACATTGGAAAGCCATTTACCAAACCATTGAAAAAGGACTTTTGGACTGTAATGAGTTTAGAAAAGAAGAGGGTAAAGCTCTTCAAAATCACATTGAAAATTGTTTGAACGCTATTCAAAAATCACTTGCTGAAATTACTAAGATAGAACCTCGCAGAGTAGAAAAAATACGCCAAAAACTAGAAAAAAATATTGAAAGTGTAGTGAGTTCTGAAAATTTTGATAGAAATCGTTTCGAACAAGAGGTTATCTATTATGCCGAAAAATTAGATATTGCAGAAGAAAAAGTGCGTCTCAAAACACACATTGATTATTTTTTGAAAGAACTAAAAAAAGAAAGTACAAGTGGTAAGAAGCTAAATTTTATTACTCAAGAAATGGGAAGAGAAATAAATACGATAGGCTCAAAAGCAAACGATGCCGAAATACAACATTTTGTTGTGGAGATGAAAGAAGAATTAGAAAAAATAAAGGAACAGACTTTAAACGTTCTTTAGTGATTAGTTATCAATGATAAATTATGAAACAATTATTTTTCTATGCCTTTTTAATTTTTGGAATATTTATTTATCAAAATTTATATAGCCAAAATAATTACCCAAAAGAAACTGTGCAACTGGAGAGTGATATTTGGTTGGGATTAAATGTTCAAATAAGTCCAAATCAATGGAATGATAATACAAACCTAGACAGCAATTTTGTTTCAAAAAATGCGTTTTTTATTCAAGTTTTGGGCAAACATACTACAATAGGCACAACAGATACTGATTTTTTCTACCAGAAGAGTTTGTACCTAAGTTATGAAAGATTACTTTCTCAAAAATGGGTAGGAGGACTTTCCTATCGTTATTCTCAAGTCAATATTAATACAAATACTTTGCGTTTGCACTTACGTCATTTTTCTCCTATCAAAAAAATAGACTTGACCTTATGGCAACAGCTTGCTTTTGAGAGAATTTTGTCTAATAACTCATTCTATAAGCCTGTTTCTAGGCTTCGTTTCCAGTTTGCAGCCAACAAATATTTTACTATTTCAAACAAAAAACTGATTGGAACGCTATCTTTTGAACTCTTCAAAGAAATTCAGAAAATAAACTCAAATTCGGAACGTCGTTTCTTCCAAGAACATCGTCTTCAAACAGAATGGTTTTTCCCTATTTATAAAAATATATACTTGGGAGCTTTTGCAGGCTTTCATACCCAACAGTTTATTGCTTTAGCACAGTTCGATATGGATGGAGAAGAACTAAAACCTACAAGAAGACTCAACCAACAAACACCTGTTTTTGGAATAAGTGCTACTTTTACTTTTGGTAAAAATAATATTCCTAACAAGCGTTTGTGGATAGAATAAATAACAATATTTTACATAAAAATATACTTCATTAAACAATGAGTGAATACAAAGATTATGGTTATCAAATAGCTAATAATGACCATACAGAAGGCTATTTAGTAGATAATATTCTTTCTTTATTGGATAAAAATAAAAATAAACTAATTCTTGATGTAGGTTGTGGAAATGGATGGCTAACAGCTATTTTGATTCAAAATGGATTTAATGTATATGGTACAGATGCCTCTGAAAGTGGTATCAAAATAGCTAACCAACGTAAAGAATCTAATGAAAAACAACGCTTCTTTGTACAAGACTTGAGTAAAGATACGCTACCTAATGAAATTTCAGTATTAAAATTTGATACGATTATCTCTACTGAAGTTATCGAACATCTCTACGACCCAAGAAAATATATTTCTTTTTGTAAACAAGTTCTCCAACAAAATGGAGGAGGTCAAATTTTGATTACTACGCCTTATCATGGTTATCTAAAAAATGTTTTACTTTCTATTACTGGAAAGATGGATGCTCATTTTACAGCTCTTTGGGATGGAGGACATATAAAATTTTGGTCTAAGAAAACACTTACACAGCTTTTAGAGGAAAATGACTTTAAAGTAACTGATTTTGTAGGTTGTGGTCGTTTGCCTTATCTATGGAAATCTATGCTTATTAAAGCTAAGATATAAAAGTCGTTTAAGAATAATTTCTGTTTTTCAGCTTGCAAACTATTAACCGTGTCCTGTGGCACACAGAACACAGATTTTCCTATTCTTAAACAAATTCATATATGATATTTTCACTTTTTATCATAAAGTTTCAAATCAGAATTCATATCTACTTTTACTGTTTCAGCTATTTTCTGAAACATAAGTGATGGAATTTTTATGGCGTGGTCTTCTAATTTCACATTAAATGTACTCTTAATAGAAGCCTTACCACCTTGAACAATTATCTGACTAGGAATTTTACGAGGCTGTTTCTTTCCATGTATTTCTAAATCTCCAACTGCCATTACATCATAAGTTCCGTCTTTTGTCAAATCATAGTCACCTTCAATTTTTCCTTTAAAACTAGCATTCGGATACTTTTCACTATCCATATAGTTTTCATTGAAATGCTGTTGCATTAAAGATGAAGGAAAAACGAACGATTTGATAGGAATACGAAAAGCAAAACTATTGGTTTTGGTATCAATAACACCTTTACACGCCTCATTAGTTGCTTCTATATCTTCCATGGGTGCGCTAGAAAAAAAATGAACTTTGCTATTTTCCAACACGTAACGCTGTGCAGAAACTGTTGAGAACAAACTTTGCAAAACAAATAATATTGCAATAAAAAATAAATATTGAGAAATTTTCATAAGTAGGTAGAATAATTAAAGTGTGTTGAAATTAGTTAAATTTTTTTCTGTTGATAACAAACTCTCTCGTTAGGTTGAAGCCAAAATGTATGCCACCGTCTAGCCAGTCGCCAGAGGTTTCGGCAATAAAGCCTTTTTCTATCATTGAGCGAGAATTGGTCAGATGTAGTTGAAATACGTGTCCACCAGTTTCTATATCAAAACCAATAGAGAGTGAATTGTGGAAAGAATCAAAAAGAGGCGAGTCTTCAACAGGCAAACGATAGATATATTCTGCATTGAAAGAAGTTCGTTTGGTTAGTTTTATTCTGCCCCCTAAGCCTAATGCAAAAATATCATTAGCATCATTTTCTGTCGGAACAAGATTGCGATGTACCCAAGAAGGAGCGAGCATAAATGAAAATCCTTCGCTAAACTTCTTACTCAAAATAAGTTGATTAGAATACGCCAAACGAGAAGCAAAAGTGCGCTCCTGCCCAACAGCTGGTTTTAGCGTATTGATGGCTGCCGTTCCTACATACGTCATACTGAAAGGCATTGATTTAGCTCCTGTACTTTGCCTCAAAAGGTCTGCCTTGAAAAGTCCATCGTACGTTTTTTGAAATGAATTTCTTCCCAAACCTATCATTATTCGATCACTTATTCCATATTCAAAAGCTAGTCGTATGGTAGCTTGATCTAAACCAAAAAACTCATACGCTCCACCATCAAGTGTTCCGAAACGGTGCGAAATTCTGAACTCTAAAGCACCTTTAGCAACCTTTTCTGTGGTGTGTAGATTAATAAGACGAGTAGATTTGTATGCTCCCAAAACATAGTCTGTAGTAGGGTTTTCTTCTTCTTGTTCATCTAAAAGGTCATCCAAATCGTCTTGGGCAAATGAGTTTTGAAGCAAAAAGCAAGACAAGCAAATAGTTAGAAAAGCAGTGAGGAATGAAAAATTTTTAATCATTGTTTATTTTCTTTAGTAGTAATAGTTATTTTTTTCTTTTATATGAATTGTTATAATACAAATTAGTCATTCGTTGCACCTTTTTCAATCCACGCTTCTATCTTTTTGATGTCACAATCAGCCAATTTGGAAGCTCCTTTAGGCATTGGAGAAAAACCTGATGCATGACTTATAGAACCTAATAAAGAACCTCTATCAGCAAAACCTTTTAAGGATTCATACTCCTCTAAATTGATTCCTACTCCAGCAACAGGAGCATTTTCAGCAGAATGACAACGATAGCAATTTGTTTCTAAAATAGGCTGTACCGTTCCAGAGAGCGTAACCTGTGAAGTATCACAATCTGTCCCTATGATTTCTTCCTCCTCACTTTTCCACTCACAAGCCGTAAAAATAATGCTTGAAAATAAAGTAATGAGTAAGCAAATAAATAGCGCATTGACATTTTTTTTCATATTTTTTTTGAGATTTAAGTAAACACCTAACAATGTATATACGAACACAAGATATAAATTTTTGATTTCAAATGCTAGGCTTGAATTAATTTATTTCAAGATAATTGTAGATTTTTCTAAGATTTACATAAAAAGGTACTCCTATTTTTGGGGAAAAGTAAATACGATTTTACACCAATGTAGAAAACAAGAAGAATTATTTGGAAAGAATAGTAACTTCTACTCTTCGGTTGAGTTTTCTAGTTTCTTCCTGTGCATTGCTAGCAATAGGAAATTTGCCACCATAGGCTCTAGTTTGAATACGTGAGCGATTGATTCCGTGCGAAACTAAATAATTTTGAACTGTTCGGACACGCTCACCTGAAAGACGGAGATTTACTGTATGTACTCCTACATTGTCAGTATGACCTCCCAAAGCAATTTTCATATTGGGATATTTTTTGAGCATGCCAAGAAGTTTTTCCAAATCTTCATAGGCTTCATGAAGCAATTTTGCAGTTCCTTGTTCGAATTGAATATTGTGTAGATTTAATGTTTTTCCAACCACAAATTGTTTATCAAATTCAGATTCTTCATCTTCTATGTTTACGACTTGCGTTTCTATGTCATTTTCCGTATCGGCAGTAACTAGATTTGTAGTTTCCTCTTTTTCTCCACTATTATTTTTAGCCATAATTTGGCTTTCAACTTCTACAAAAACCTTCTGAAAAACAGTATCTCTAATATAAACTGTATCACGCACATAAACAATTTTTTCTCTAATGATTTCTTTTGGCTGCTCTAGCTCTACAGCTATATTTTCAGAATCATTCTTTGCTTCAATATAAATGGGCTTCTCTACTATTTTTTCTACAATTCTATCCACAAAAACTGTATCACAACCTCCATTTGTTCTTTGATTGTTAGTATCTTCTACTTTTTCTACTTGGCTCGCATCATGGCTTGCCAAAATTTGTTCCTGCTTGTACTCTATTTTTGGTGTTTGCTCTTCTATTTTTTCTTTCCAAATATAAACCCTTCCGTCATACGAGGCTGTGGCAAGAGTTCCATTTTCAGTTGGACTAAAACGACACACTCTCACAATTCTTTTTTGTTCTGTCAGCGTAGCTATATTTTGTTTTGTCTCTGTATTCCAGATTTTTGCTACTGTTCCATTTGCTCCTGTAGCAAGCCAATTTCCATCTTTACTGTATGAGGCTGCACTATAATTTTCTTTTGGAGAAACTGTCAAAACATTTATTTTTTTAGCAGAAAAATAGTCCCACGTAACGAGTGTTCCATCAAAAGCCCAACCTGTGATTTGGTTTTTATTTGCCCCTATAACAACATCGTTTATATCTGCTTTTTCATTATGAAATCGACGTACTAAATTATGGTTTTGAAGAGAAATAGCGTACACATAATGGTCGACACTAAAAATGAGTTCATTTTCTGTGCTTGCAATCGTACCTCCTGTGATAGTATTGGAAAGCAAACCTTTTTCAGAATTAATGGAAAAAACCTGCATCGGAACTTGATTGGGAATATCTATTCTGACACGCATAATATAGCCATTATCGCCTCCAAAATATAGATATTTGTTGTTGGGAGAAAAAGCAACAAACGACGCAGAACGCAAAATCAATCCATTCGAAAGAGATAAAGGTTTGTTCTTATACTTGCCTAAGAGTTTCCCATAACGAGCATCCCAAAGACAAACCGTTCCGTCTTCTGATGCGCTTGCCAATAGATTGCCTTTTTTGTTGAAAGTTACCTCATACACACTTCCTAAATGCTCTCTCAAACGATGCCTCAAAATTCCTGTTTTTACATCCCAAATAATGATTGTTCTGTCTAGGCTTGCTGATGCAATCCATTTCCCATCTGGACTAAAACGAATATTTTGTACTCCTGCAGAATGTCCTCGTAACGTTTTATCTAAAACAAACTCTACCTCACTTTTGTCTGTTATATTATCTATTTTTTCAAAGGCAGAATTACGACTTTTAAAAGACGTTTGAGCCATAGCTTGGCTACTTTCTGTTGCTAGAAAAGAAAGAAATAATATACTCCAAGAAAAAATAAAAATAAGGGACTTTTGCATAATAAAACATCAGATCAGACTTTTCAATAGGGGAGTTTATGAAGACTGATTTGCATTATATCTATAAAAAACTATACAAAATCTGTGAAATTTCAGTAGAACAACAGATTATTAAACAACATTAACAAATTTACGAATATTAACTTAAAAAACGTTTTTTCAATACTATTTGTTTTAATCTATCAATTTCTTCTAAAACTGCTCAAAAAACCTTTTCATCTATTGTATCAAGCATCTTTTTCAATTCTTCTAAATATCTACAAGCCATAAAGTGAGACAAGTTGTCTAAGATTTTGTATTTGATTTTACTTCCTTTCTCAATAGATTCTTTCAAACTGTTTTCAGCAGTAGTTGCAGCAAATAATTCAGCTTCTTTTTCATGCCTCCATTGCTACACCCCATAACCATTACGCTATTTTCATCAAGATATTTCTTGAGTTGCTTTACACTTTTATTTTTTACTATTGGGTAGTACGTTATTTTTTGCTTATTCTGTCTGTACTTTGCTTAAAAAAGAACCATAGTTCTTGTTATTAATGATAAAGCCTTCATTATTTGCTTAGGTTGAAAGAGTATTTTAGAATTTGGTTTTAAATATTTCAGAAGCAATAAAAGCATCTCTAACAGAGTTAGGGTTTGTCATCATACTTTTATACTTTCCTGCTCCTGTATCGTTAGAATAATAGTTTCTACGCTTTTGATTTCTACTTGCTAAGTTTTTATTTTTCTCTTTCTCTCGTTGGAGTTCTTC
Coding sequences within it:
- a CDS encoding 7TM diverse intracellular signaling domain-containing protein, whose translation is MSYLKVCYSLIVKNLALFIQTTCVVLFFSCPLLAQNTQEFEKKYITIDNAKTSYPLTKYLRYYDDKNGNLSIDEISKMTDQFSDVLQITENTKYVWAYFDVKNKTDEEWLIDTKTENSVLYVKRNNEWKIYTPSNYLYSREYILLPISKFGTSERIYVKIIPYPKMGKTKSHVYMRQRLSYEQRFLNDTIFYMLVVGVIFGLFFYNLFLAISTKSYSYYFYSFSILIGGLLFLFYSMLFREFLMEKRYVSLISNILTPLSIISFVLFSLAYFKESLKSKWTKVIIFLILFNVVASTIYTYNTFYYSDSSYAPLGNISIISIYTSLLVFSIYKTKKGALGGRWFLLANSLLIITILIAIIVSQFLTAINIGYAIGVGVVIQLLLFSFALGSRFNSIKKQIAQKEMEQKELEKNQLLELQKLTEQKNIELEEKVENRTSKLREANQEMESLIEELDTTNSSLKSTYAQLQVQHKKITDSIYYANNIQKAVLPAISNMKADFPDLFVFFRPRNVVSGDFYWYKKLEDDKYLLGAFDCTGHGVPGAFMSMISSQILNEIVSVHKKIMPNEILDELRKTIYFSLKQNENANKDGLDACLVLIDRKDETLYFSGAQNPLYYIQKDTLETIKGDNIYIGGRYNHSDKFTLHSISFAKQKTLFYLASDGIQDQFGGKENRKLMRKAFKKHLERNQNLSSKEQNMFWKSFVTEWQGKNQQTDDMLLIGFRP
- a CDS encoding YicC/YloC family endoribonuclease, with amino-acid sequence MLKSMTGYGSSNLENEEYTINTEIKTVNSKYLDCSLRLPKLFADKEIEVKNLAQKILERGKVYINLNYVSKGESISELAVNQQLVSSYYEAMMNSAKELNAPTNDIFRIAMMQDNVFIEKANEEAIESHWKAIYQTIEKGLLDCNEFRKEEGKALQNHIENCLNAIQKSLAEITKIEPRRVEKIRQKLEKNIESVVSSENFDRNRFEQEVIYYAEKLDIAEEKVRLKTHIDYFLKELKKESTSGKKLNFITQEMGREINTIGSKANDAEIQHFVVEMKEELEKIKEQTLNVL
- a CDS encoding class I SAM-dependent methyltransferase yields the protein MSEYKDYGYQIANNDHTEGYLVDNILSLLDKNKNKLILDVGCGNGWLTAILIQNGFNVYGTDASESGIKIANQRKESNEKQRFFVQDLSKDTLPNEISVLKFDTIISTEVIEHLYDPRKYISFCKQVLQQNGGGQILITTPYHGYLKNVLLSITGKMDAHFTALWDGGHIKFWSKKTLTQLLEENDFKVTDFVGCGRLPYLWKSMLIKAKI
- a CDS encoding YceI family protein, whose product is MKISQYLFFIAILFVLQSLFSTVSAQRYVLENSKVHFFSSAPMEDIEATNEACKGVIDTKTNSFAFRIPIKSFVFPSSLMQQHFNENYMDSEKYPNASFKGKIEGDYDLTKDGTYDVMAVGDLEIHGKKQPRKIPSQIIVQGGKASIKSTFNVKLEDHAIKIPSLMFQKIAETVKVDMNSDLKLYDKK
- a CDS encoding DUF5777 family beta-barrel protein, which translates into the protein MIKNFSFLTAFLTICLSCFLLQNSFAQDDLDDLLDEQEEENPTTDYVLGAYKSTRLINLHTTEKVAKGALEFRISHRFGTLDGGAYEFFGLDQATIRLAFEYGISDRIMIGLGRNSFQKTYDGLFKADLLRQSTGAKSMPFSMTYVGTAAINTLKPAVGQERTFASRLAYSNQLILSKKFSEGFSFMLAPSWVHRNLVPTENDANDIFALGLGGRIKLTKRTSFNAEYIYRLPVEDSPLFDSFHNSLSIGFDIETGGHVFQLHLTNSRSMIEKGFIAETSGDWLDGGIHFGFNLTREFVINRKKFN
- a CDS encoding c-type cytochrome — protein: MKKNVNALFICLLITLFSSIIFTACEWKSEEEEIIGTDCDTSQVTLSGTVQPILETNCYRCHSAENAPVAGVGINLEEYESLKGFADRGSLLGSISHASGFSPMPKGASKLADCDIKKIEAWIEKGATND
- a CDS encoding OmpA family protein, encoding MQKSLIFIFSWSILFLSFLATESSQAMAQTSFKSRNSAFEKIDNITDKSEVEFVLDKTLRGHSAGVQNIRFSPDGKWIASASLDRTIIIWDVKTGILRHRLREHLGSVYEVTFNKKGNLLASASEDGTVCLWDARYGKLLGKYKNKPLSLSNGLILRSASFVAFSPNNKYLYFGGDNGYIMRVRIDIPNQVPMQVFSINSEKGLLSNTITGGTIASTENELIFSVDHYVYAISLQNHNLVRRFHNEKADINDVVIGANKNQITGWAFDGTLVTWDYFSAKKINVLTVSPKENYSAASYSKDGNWLATGANGTVAKIWNTETKQNIATLTEQKRIVRVCRFSPTENGTLATASYDGRVYIWKEKIEEQTPKIEYKQEQILASHDASQVEKVEDTNNQRTNGGCDTVFVDRIVEKIVEKPIYIEAKNDSENIAVELEQPKEIIREKIVYVRDTVYIRDTVFQKVFVEVESQIMAKNNSGEKEETTNLVTADTENDIETQVVNIEDEESEFDKQFVVGKTLNLHNIQFEQGTAKLLHEAYEDLEKLLGMLKKYPNMKIALGGHTDNVGVHTVNLRLSGERVRTVQNYLVSHGINRSRIQTRAYGGKFPIASNAQEETRKLNRRVEVTILSK